The region AGACACCTAGTAGCGTTAATGAACTTGTGCATTCAGTTTCTTCATTGTCAATGACAATCTGCGCCTGCAAAATGGAAGATTCTCCTCTAATGCCACCTTTTTTTCGACTGATATTTCAACCAAGCACCTCCTCGTAGTAGCAGAACCTATCTTGGCTGAAAATATGGTAGGATAGGTGTTGATGGAAAGAGTACCCCAATATACTGCCATTTCCATCATTCGCTGAGCaagaagaaattcaaaacatgGCAAATACGCCTGCGCGGTGGAAATCATTTCAACCACATGGATTCAAAGTTTGAGTTCATTAAGTCTGTTCGCTAGTCTAGTTATGTTAAGATCGTACTTTTTAGGATCATTTCTATAGTGCGTTTCTTGACCGTGCAGTGTAATCTAGATCGCTTTTAACACCGTGATGAGGATGCGAAGCGTTCACCTCTGAGCGCGAAGCACATCTACAGCTTTGTCTTAGTGACATAGCCCGCGATGATTGATGACCGTTCCGCTTCTTCCTCTCGCGAGGAGGCGGGGAGGTGATCGCATTCTGAGCGGTGTCCTCAATAGTTCAAGTTAAAAGGAGATACACGTGTGGAGAATATTGTTGCCGAAGTGATAGCATCCCATAATTCATTCGCTGAGATCTCGTCCTTCTCGAAAAATTGTAATACTGAAGTATAAACCGCAAAGCCTATTTAAATCAAAAGGTTAGTGAACAAAGTTTTAATGTCGAAATGTCAATCATCAATGAATCAATAATCGGAAATTACtttttcccagtttagccgcgcgggaaacatgtgttgcggaaacaaattttgctgctcggaaaacaaaaaatgtttttgcctgaagtcaaaaacatttttgcttcccggacacaaattttgcgtccgaaacatatgtttcccagtttagccaccccgggaaacacaacaagaaacattgtttccgcaacagtgtttcctagtttagccaagCCTTTACGTGACATATCGATGAAGGACTGAAACCCACGCAGATCAGCTTTTTATGCTCTTTCCCCATGAAAAATCGTTGACAGTGTCGGGAGGCAGTGTGTCTTATTTTCTCAGTAActgaaataaagttttcacttttttgCCGATCTGCAATTTTTTCCCGgcgttttcgacgccatgtttgtttatcgAAGGGACAAGTCAATCGTGACTAACGCGTGACATAATATATTGTGGCATTACCTGCGCAGGTTAGTTGCGTGTaaacaattagcgcgaacgtctGTGATAAGGGAAAATGGCCGTTTTAAGGAGTGCATTTCAAAATACCAGGATCATTGCAAATACCCGTCAAGGCCCTCAGTAGCATTTTTTGACTCCAAAACCATCTTAGATTTGTGCTGTACAAAATccagcctgaaaaaaaaaccatatCGAAGCAAAACCTGACCATTTTTAGACATTTTGGAAAgttatagtaaggcaaaattaAATGTGCCGAAGCTGCAGGAAAGTCAAGCCGAGTCATAgcccattttcaaattatggACTCTAAAACAATTGTAGACTTGTTCTTGACTGGAGGTAGAGCCtagaaataatattaaaataattattgtcattaagtatcatacaaaagaaaaaactctgGGTTGCACTGCATTTTTGCGTGAGCCACCTCGTACATATCAATCACGTAAATTGTTTTAACactgtgaataaaaaaacGCACCTTCCAGGCAGATCACATGGCCATGGATCCCAGTACCCGTGAATTTAAATGCATTAAATCATATACAAACGTGAAACTCAGTGTGAAATAATACTTACAGTACAGATAATTTGCGCCCCCTCGTGATTAAAATCTTATGTATCTGTCCTCTTAGTAATAACAAAAAAGTAGTCAAAGCCTCTCAGCTtttgtaaaaatattaatgGAACAATTCTTTTGCAATCCATGTCAGTGCACTGCTTTTGGGGGAGAATTGTTTGGATGTGTTAGCAGTCTAGTTGAGCAAGTTCCTGTTAGGTTTTCGTTAACTTGATACACCGTATCTTTGCATCACAGGAGGCCGAAAGGGCGGCAACAGTTGCACATAACTGCAGCCAGGATGGACCTACAGGTAAAGAAGGAGTGTGTTGGACTTGGTGATACCCGATGGTCCTGCTCGCTGACATAATGAGTCTCTTGCCTTTTTGTGTAGGCGTCACAAAGTATCTCCCTGACGCTAATCCGAAGCAGGACCCTAACAAACAGCGCTAAATGAAGTTGTTTGGCTTAACCAATACTGTAAGACACCTTGTGACACCgatattttttaatgattGTTACCATATGATGTTAGGTTTTAGAGATAAGGGCCAATTTTTCGTCGGAAGGAGTTCTGATTCCGCAGACGAGATGGACAGCGGAATACGCAGTAATAGCGAGCCCGCGACACCAGTGGTCAGCGAAGAAGAGAACGATCATGCGCAAATGGGGGTTTCAACAAGGTTCATTGTACGAAAGTCGTTCCCGGTTCTCCCCTCAGCGGATGCTAACCACTCAGAGCATAGGTATGCGAATCATTTAATATCTCCCTTTCAAGCTTATTAACCGATTATTTATTCTTTGTATCCTTTCCTTTGAGTATCTGGTTGGCCTATTAACCTAGCCGTGACAGACATTGTATGAAATACACAGGCTAGATTGCCCAGTTGGTTGTACGTCCAACATAACTGAGCGGGACGGGTCGCGGGTTCAAATTTTAAACCTAGCCCAGGCATGCTAACTCTCGGGATCGTATTaagtaactgaaaaaaaaattgtccatGTAGCGCCGAGGCCAGAATCGAACCCGCGCCACGTTGGTGGAAGGCTGGCTCTCACAACTCCGCCAGCCCAGATGAGAGAAGCCTCACACAACTCGCAAAAAGCCCGGATAGTagacaactatcccccgaaggggaggtgaatagtggtgtatatataccgagacgcgaagcgtggaggtatatatccaccgctctgcaccgaccctgagggggttagttcttttagtatttaccaaatcagatgtataaaaaaatgccgcttcattaatagccacaatttcttcttctgaactttcgcgaaacgacgcgccatttttctctccgctcacaaaacaatgaatatCCAAggttattaaattctcaacctcggataatgcatttcgcgtactgtgactggttcactcaatcttggttatcagctcatataccttagtttgaccctATATGGTGTTATTgcgctaaaaatgttttcgccggaaagcgagacttttctctgaataaagccaaaaaagaaaaaaagaacttttttttggaaagtttagatcaatgccgacgtttagaagtaaaAGGCAAGAAgattaatgttttttgtgatgagcttACGTCTTTCTGattgttacacaacatcgcatcttcatcgagtttttcgatttcgctcggattttctcgcttttttcgcacgtatttcgtacttcaaatttttggagtttaaggaatttaataaaacaattattccattcgcgcttgttggatatgagcatctcatatccaacgcgcgctcatggaataattgttaaatatttcaagttacgggagccaatcaaaacgcgcgaaaattgctatccactgatttggtaaatactaatggATGATATTTCTGCTGTCGAATTTCTTGTAGATTAAGTGTCAACACCGAGGATAGTGGAATCTTGGTCAGTGTTGGTTCAGACGAAACATTAGTCCTAAATGACAGACCGGGATCCTTTTCTATGGCTCAACCGATAGAACCTAAGTCGAAGGATGTGTCGACCCAGGCCTCTCTTCTGATTGCTGATCCGAAAGAAACGAATCGACTGGAGCAATCTGCTGACAAGGTAATTCGGGTTGGTAAGAAAACGACAAGCTGTAAATGTAGCTCCGGTGATTTAAAGCAAGCAAGAATTTCCTAGACTGATGTGATGGAGAACTCAAGTTGAAGACTTGATTGATTCAAAGTTTAATGATGTTTACAAAAGTCTCACGTCACACcgtgaaaactgaaaattacaaaaaattgaagttacaaatatgaaaaaatcaataaaactAAAAGCAAATGAATTACTATCCAAATCGTAAGAAACGCAACAAAAAACGATTATTTACAAGCGAAAGcgttcccgtcgttgatgctaaaactccctaatgaaagatttactgctgcgggcttGGGTTGTCGTCCCAACCTCAAATATGGAAacttcacgttgtcatttggcggactgcgtcaaaaaattgcgccaaaaagcgtgccgcatgTGCaccacgattatttttcctcattcaaccaatcaaatcgttgatttgtggcgttgtcctTGCAATTCCTGCcgtcgtttcttaaactccctaatgaatgatttactgctgcgggctcgcgttgtcgtcagaacctcatgTGCGAAAAATTTACGTCGTCATTTCGCAGATTACGTCAACAAATCtttcaccaaaaagcgtgccgcacgtgtagcacgattatttttcctcatccaaccaatcaaatcattgatttgtggtgttgtcgtAGCCGTTCCTGTCGTTGTTTCTTAAAGTCcctgttgttttgcagaggacggcgtgaaattgttctaaagtgcgtgcctCACGTGCAGCACACTTATATTTCGTTGTTCCAAGAATGAAGTTCTTAATTTCTTGCGTTGCCGTAGGCGTTTACGTTGTCGCTGCTATTCCTCCTCGACTCTGTTAAGTTCAAAGTCCTTTATGCAATCACTCAGTATTATTGGTCTGATCCATACGTAAGCGCTAAAACATCATGCGATCGTTTAAGAAATGGAATGACAATTAAACGAacggttcttttttttttccactatAGGAAGAAGCTCGTCAGCAAGCGCTCCGAAAAATTTCCGAAAACTTAAGAGTGAAAGAAGAAACCACGTGCCAAAAACTTCTCACTTACGGGCGAAGGTTCAAGAATTTATCATCAGCCTCGCTTTGCACTTTTCGGTCGGGAAATAGAGAAGTAAATTCCTCGGAGGCAGTAAACGTCGGAAATTCGTCAGAAACAGTGTTGTGTTGTAAAGAAAACAAGGGTTTGGTGCCAACTCCACCCATAGTCGCGCACAGAAGCGTGGTTCTTAAGCCCTCCGTCGTGAAGAAACGGGTTGGCGATGCTTCTTTCGCGGCGAATAATAAAGAGTTAAAACCTAGAGGTGCAAGCCCAAGAACAACATTGCTCAACCACGGAAAAAGCTGCCGTAAAGCCAAGGGAACTCGAGCCAGAGGAGAAAGCAAAAGCCTTGAGGACTTCACGAACAGTTCGAGACAGTCTCTGTACCTGAAATCGACCTTTCCTCGAAAGATTATCGGTCGTTCTGAGActgattcttttgttgtatcgAAGGCACCGGAAAAAAGTACCACGGGACAAGGGGGAACTGTTAAAAATTGTGAAGTCAGCGTTTTAATGGAACAAAATTCAACCAGTGAGTGTTCAGAGGAAAGGACTTCAACAAAAGCCGAGTGTGGTCTGATAAATTTTACCGCTCAAGTGACAGAAGAGAGCACACCTCAAGTTGACTGTGTTATGCAGAACCTAACTTTAGTCGGCGTCAAAAGTAAGGCGCTAAAATTACCTCCGCTTTCATCTTCTTCGGAAGGCAAAGCCTTCTTGGAGAGAAAGATGCAATTTCAGAGTTCCCTGCCATCAAAGATTTGTTTCCGAAGAGAACAGATTGCTCGAGTACTAAAGATTCGCAAGTCTGTGAACGCGGCAATAGTAATTCAACGTTCGTGGCGTTTGTATAAATTGAGACGAGAAAACGACGAGATTCCATAGTTTTTCTGTAAGTTATTAATGAcaaataggccagtttcgtattctaacggttggccTGGATCtaacatgaaatggaggctaatgcgggcaaattaatttgcatttgaaaagatttgcccgcattagcctctatttcatgctagatccagtccagccgtgagaattcgaaaatggtctatttacTTTTAAAGGGAATTAAGAGGACAAGTTGAAAACTGAAATGCAACAAGCTCCTCGATTCTGCTGGAAAAGTCTgaagacaaaaattgcatgaaTGGATAGGGGTTTTATctacttttgcattttttagcCGGAAAGGGAGTTAGACAATCTATGCCAAGGGTCATGTTGTTAGACTGTCATGCAAAGTTATGTTATATATTGGACCATAAGGTTCTTAACGTCATATTTAGCACCTTCTGTGGCACGACTTGTCGTGTAGTTTATCATACGTGCATCTCATATTTATACCTCTATTAATGGTCGGTCATTTATCCAAGTATCTAACCATTCAGAATGTATTTAGAAATCAATTACTCCAttcgtgtttgtttgttgctcATACAACCACCACAAAGACGTCAACAAGAATGTCACAAATTTTATAACTGAAAAACAGccgttttgcacgctttgcacgtgcgttatttatttt is a window of Acropora palmata chromosome 11, jaAcrPala1.3, whole genome shotgun sequence DNA encoding:
- the LOC141897349 gene encoding uncharacterized protein LOC141897349 isoform X1 encodes the protein MANIKVFARLKPCEDVKRGLFKHEDQALYILSDGQAGTCAESNSDVFEDSNWLRFSFARVLGADSSQNKVFEVVAKDIVSAFLEGYNGTIFAYGQTGAGKTFTLRGTHALDDFWNVSENFGLIPQSLSFIFQRVIKFQQESFDIHVSFLEIYNEKAYDLLGPLLLRGSKDTKKLSKVLVTVGGKGSCHLHGLSCHHVTSEKEAAGLYELGISNRKTVDSDASCGHRSSRSHLIFTIALSRQKDGAEILFRSKLHLVDLAGSEQARRSGKQLDEEHFFNLSLYHLESVVIALKKFSSMRGWSKRRRTSKSLDHSSSAVEINERPSSVVNDSELNHTLYRNSVLTMVLQESLGGNCNAAMIALLSLEEKDLCETISTCRFAQKVACVINSPSRNEVIDKDAVIKRLQATLGKLYLQVAFYEEAERAATVAHNCSQDGPTGFRDKGQFFVGRSSDSADEMDSGIRSNSEPATPVVSEEENDHAQMGVSTRFIVRKSFPVLPSADANHSEHRLSVNTEDSGILVSVGSDETLVLNDRPGSFSMAQPIEPKSKDVSTQASLLIADPKETNRLEQSADKEEARQQALRKISENLRVKEETTCQKLLTYGRRFKNLSSASLCTFRSGNREVNSSEAVNVGNSSETVLCCKENKGLVPTPPIVAHRSVVLKPSVVKKRVGDASFAANNKELKPRGASPRTTLLNHGKSCRKAKGTRARGESKSLEDFTNSSRQSLYLKSTFPRKIIGRSETDSFVVSKAPEKSTTGQGGTVKNCEVSVLMEQNSTSECSEERTSTKAECGLINFTAQVTEESTPQVDCVMQNLTLVGVKSKALKLPPLSSSSEGKAFLERKMQFQSSLPSKICFRREQIARVLKIRKSVNAAIVIQRSWRLYKLRRENDEIP
- the LOC141897349 gene encoding uncharacterized protein LOC141897349 isoform X2 translates to MSENFGLIPQSLSFIFQRVIKFQQESFDIHVSFLEIYNEKAYDLLGPLLLRGSKDTKKLSKVLVTVGGKGSCHLHGLSCHHVTSEKEAAGLYELGISNRKTVDSDASCGHRSSRSHLIFTIALSRQKDGAEILFRSKLHLVDLAGSEQARRSGKQLDEEHFFNLSLYHLESVVIALKKFSSMRGWSKRRRTSKSLDHSSSAVEINERPSSVVNDSELNHTLYRNSVLTMVLQESLGGNCNAAMIALLSLEEKDLCETISTCRFAQKVACVINSPSRNEVIDKDAVIKRLQATLGKLYLQVAFYEEAERAATVAHNCSQDGPTGFRDKGQFFVGRSSDSADEMDSGIRSNSEPATPVVSEEENDHAQMGVSTRFIVRKSFPVLPSADANHSEHRLSVNTEDSGILVSVGSDETLVLNDRPGSFSMAQPIEPKSKDVSTQASLLIADPKETNRLEQSADKEEARQQALRKISENLRVKEETTCQKLLTYGRRFKNLSSASLCTFRSGNREVNSSEAVNVGNSSETVLCCKENKGLVPTPPIVAHRSVVLKPSVVKKRVGDASFAANNKELKPRGASPRTTLLNHGKSCRKAKGTRARGESKSLEDFTNSSRQSLYLKSTFPRKIIGRSETDSFVVSKAPEKSTTGQGGTVKNCEVSVLMEQNSTSECSEERTSTKAECGLINFTAQVTEESTPQVDCVMQNLTLVGVKSKALKLPPLSSSSEGKAFLERKMQFQSSLPSKICFRREQIARVLKIRKSVNAAIVIQRSWRLYKLRRENDEIP